From Triticum urartu cultivar G1812 chromosome 2, Tu2.1, whole genome shotgun sequence, a single genomic window includes:
- the LOC125538200 gene encoding U-box domain-containing protein 27-like yields MVRKEKTTTGMRLPPQHQGLEVKIPSFFRCPISLDVMRSPVSLCTGVTYDRASIQRWLDSGNTTCPATMLPLPSTDLTPNLTLRSLISHWSASAASCSPVAGSAAFFAGPSPAALVLQVASSGADPSAALRELAAYLSDDDVDEFEKNALVGAGSAAETVASVLRRKGEQISVAGAEAAVRVLAAIVALDGIEDANKRRVAAGLAVDAAASAASLARVLRGGSGLEARIDAARLVEFLLANAGAEAKVAVAESSELVAELVRLVGPVDEKGGLDKKAMDTGLSCLAAIAGSRRAARADMVRLGAVPAAARALQATTEPSSSAKALRILESAVGCAEGRAALCKDAEQTVPAVLDKMMKSGRDGAEAAVAVLWAVCHKYKDRRAAEAAAASEGGLTRLILLLQSGCSAAARQMALELLKIYKVNAKSCLAGYDSKTAHIMPF; encoded by the coding sequence ATGGtgaggaaggagaagaccacCACCGGCATGAGGCTCCCGCCCCAGCACCAGGGGCTGGAGGTCAAGATCCCCAGCTTCTTCCGCTGCCCGATCTCGCTCGACGTCATGCGCTCGCCGGTCAGCCTCTGCACCGGCGTCACCTACGACCGCGCCTCCATCCAGCGGTGGCTCGACTCCGGCAACACCACCTGCCCGGCCACCATGCTCCCGCTCCCGTCCACGGACCTCACGCCCAACCTCACCCTCCGCAGCCTCATCTCCCACTggtccgcctccgccgcctcctgctcCCCCGTCGCCGGATCGGCGGCGTTCTTTGCCGGCCCCTCCCCCGCGGCGCTCGTCCTCCAGgtcgcctcctccggcgccgaCCCCTCCGCCGCGCTCCGCGAGCTCGCGGCCTATCTCTCCGACGACGACGTCGACGAGTTCGAGAAGAACGCGCTCGTGGGCGCCGGCTCCGCCGCGGAGACCGTCGCGTCCGTGCTTAGACGGAAGGGTGAGCAAATAAGCGTCGCGGGTGCGGAGGCGGCCGTGCGGGTTCTCGCCGCGATCGTGGCGCTGGATGGCATCGAGGACGCGAACAAGAGGCGGGTAGCCGCCGGCCTCGCCGTGGACGCGGCGGCATCGGCGGCGTCGCTGGCCCGCGTCCTGCGGGGCGGGAGCGGCTTGGAGGCCAGAATTGACGCGGCGAGGCTCGTGGAGTTCTTGCTCGCCAATGCCGGCGCCGAGGCGAAGGTGGCTGTGGCCGAATCGTCCGAGCTGGTTGCCGAGCTGGTACGGCTCGTCGGGCCCGTCGACGAGAAGGGCGGCCTTGACAAGAAGGCCATGGACACCGGTCTCAGCTGCCTTGCGGCCATCGCAGGGTCGCGGCGCGCGGCGCGCGCGGACATGGTGCGCCTCGGCGCTGTCCCGGCCGCGGCGCGCGCGCTCCAGGCCACGACGGAGCCTAGCTCGTCAGCGAAAGCCCTCCGGATCCTCGAGTCCGCTGTGGGCTGCGCCGAGGGCCGGGCGGCGCTGTGCAAGGACGCGGAGCAGACGGTTCCCGCCGTGCTCGACAAGATGATGAAGTCCGGGCGCGACGGCGCGGAGGCCGCGGTGGCCGTGCTCTGGGCGGTGTGCCACAAGTACAAGGACCGCAGGGCCGCGGAGGCCGCAGCGGCGTCGGAGGGCGGGCTGACGAGGCTGATCCTGCTGCTGCAGAGCGGGTGCTCGGCGGCGGCGAGGCAGATGGCGCTGGAGCTGCTCAAGATTTACAAGGTGAACGCCAAGAGCTGCCTCGCCGGATACGATTCCAAGACCGCCCACATCATGCCGTTCTGA